The sequence CCTTTGTACTTTTGCTCCATTTGTTTCACGCGCTCCTCCAAAATGGACCTTTCTTTTATCAAGGCACTTTGGGGGGAAGCCCAAGCCCCTATCTGGCTTTCCCTTGGGCGGCTTTGGAAATAGGCATCAGACACTTCCCCTGAAACCCGGCCCGCCACCCCCTCAATGCGGACCTGCCGCTCCAACTCAGGCCAGAAAAAATTGAGCGCACAGGCGGGGTGCAGTTCGAGTTCCTTCCCCTTTTCACTTTGGTAGTTGGTGTAAAACACAAATTGGTTTTTTTCAAGGCCTTTTAAGAGGACCACCCGTGAGGTGGGACGGCCATTGGCGGAGAGGGTGGAAAGGGTCATCGCGTTGGGCTCCAGGGCTTTTGACCCAATGGCCTGTTCAAACCATTTCCCGAACTGGCGCAACGGGTTTTTGTCCACGGATTGAATATCCAGGGTGGCTTTCGTGTATTCCGTCCGGATGTCCGATAATCCTTTCATTTTTCCCTTCAATTTTTTGTTTAAATTAATAAAAGGCTAGGTTGCAATTCAGACTGGGGGCCACTTTATTAGTACCAGGCAAAAATAACAAAACCTGGACGGGCAACGTTTTAATCGAGGAGGAAATGGATTTTTTTAAGTACAAGAATAAATTAAAGCCAACGAAGGGAAAGATCCTGGTTTCGGAGCCCTACCTTCCCGACCCCAATTTTGAGCGCAGCATCGTGTTGTTGTGCGAACACAATGAGAACGGGTCGTTTGGTTTTGTGCTCAACAAGCCATCGGTGGCCAGCCTGGCTGACGTAATGCCCGAATTAAGCGGGTTGAACACCATTTTGTTTGTGGGCGGCCCGGTGCAGCAGGACACACTGCATTACCTGCACCGTTGCGGGGAATTGTCGGGGGCCACGCAGATAACGGATGACGTATACTGGGGGGGCGATTTTGACAATTTAAAATTCCTTATCGGATCGGGACAAATAAAGCCAACGGAGATAAAATTTTTTTTGGGGTACAGCGGCTGGTCGGAAGGGCAGTTGGATGGCGAGTTGGAAGCCGACACCTGGATAGTGAGCAACAGGTTCAACAGCGAGTTGGTTTTTGAAACCGACCCAAAAGCCATGTGGAAAAAATCGCTGGAAAGCATGGGCGGGA comes from Flammeovirgaceae bacterium and encodes:
- the pdxH gene encoding pyridoxamine 5'-phosphate oxidase → MKGLSDIRTEYTKATLDIQSVDKNPLRQFGKWFEQAIGSKALEPNAMTLSTLSANGRPTSRVVLLKGLEKNQFVFYTNYQSEKGKELELHPACALNFFWPELERQVRIEGVAGRVSGEVSDAYFQSRPRESQIGAWASPQSALIKERSILEERVKQMEQKYKGLKVLPRPRQWGGYGVTPFKIEFWQGRPSRLHDRIVYTLVDDQWKVNRLAP
- a CDS encoding YqgE/AlgH family protein, producing the protein MDFFKYKNKLKPTKGKILVSEPYLPDPNFERSIVLLCEHNENGSFGFVLNKPSVASLADVMPELSGLNTILFVGGPVQQDTLHYLHRCGELSGATQITDDVYWGGDFDNLKFLIGSGQIKPTEIKFFLGYSGWSEGQLDGELEADTWIVSNRFNSELVFETDPKAMWKKSLESMGGRFSVYSNYPVDPRMN